One Comamonas odontotermitis genomic window, CCTTCGTTGTCATCAGCAATCCAAGGCCCCGGCGTTGGTTTCAGCTTCTCACTCGTCATCTTCAATCCCCTTAACTTTGAATTCCCAGATCCCGGGGTTCACGATCGTGCTGGGCCGCAGGAGTGCTGCCAGAGCAGTGCTGGATGCATCGAAGAGTGGTATGAACTCGTCGTCATAGGGCGGTTTCACCAGCACTTGCTGGCCGCTCGCTAGGGCCCGCAGGTAGGGCGCATTGGTGTGTTCCATCACCAGTCCCTCCCGGCTTCCTCTGCCTCTGCTTCCAAAATGTCATCACACTCGTCCTGCATGACTTCACGGAGGTAATCGCGCAGCATTTCGCCAGCCTCAAGGGGCTTGCTCGCTTTGAGCAGGCAGAAGATCGCGCCGAGAGTGTCGGGATCGAAGTTTTTGAATGCTTCCTGGTGCACGCTGTTGAAGCGCTGGTCGAAGATTGAATTGCTGGAGCGCTGCTTTTCCAGCCAAGCTGCCCGCGCGTCTTGTCGGTCAACGCCTGCTTTGTGGGCAGAAGCAAGGCGGGAATAGTGAGCGTCAGAAAATCCGTTCATTTCAATCTCCCAGGAATAAAAAAGCCCGCATGTAGCGGGCGAATCCAGCGTGGTAGTGCTGGAGTGTGGTTAGTGAATAGATAGTCCAAGCCAGATTGCTTTGCAGATCAGTGGCTTGCGGTCAATATGAATAGATTGGTGAATAGATTCGCCAGGATTGGCAACATCTATGAATAGGAGATGGTGGCAGGTAGCGATCTCCTGCTTGTCTATGCCGCGCCTTAGCTGCCACCGCCGAAGCGGGATAAGAAGTACACGCGGTTTATTGGTTGCTTCGGGCTTACCGGATATTTACGCAGCTGTGTCTTACAGCCCGACTTCTTCAGCAACCATCGACTCTTCGCCTGCGCATCGCAACTGCGCATTCACCATCATTTGAGCGGGCTGGTGGTTATTCCAGCGATCTGCTGCAGCAGCCGTGCCGTTCCTATACGCGCCCCGCCGCTCAAATGATGACCCTCTTTCGAGGATATGAGTACCAAAAGCATCAAATCATCTGAAATGATGCTCTTGGGTAGCTTATGTGGTTGCCTTGGCGATGGCTTCTTGGGCTACCCACGTTAGATCTGTTGTGCGACCGACTGAATCTGGTTTGTAGACCTCAGGGTTTGCGTAGAACTGCAGCGCAGCCAGCAGTTCAGGGGCTGCAGCAATCAGGCGGGCGTTTGCCTCCTGAATGCTCAATTCTTCGCCTGAGATCGTTTGGGCCACATCTGAGTAATGAGGGGTGTATGTTGCGCCTTCTGCTTGCGATATGTTGAAGCGCAAGCCTGCACCTTGATACAGTTCAAATTCCTCGAAGCGCCATGGCCCCGGCGTATGTTTCGCTTCCATCTTCATCCTTCCGCGCCTGTGCGCAAAAATTGAAAACGCCCTGAGTAGGGCGCTTGGGGGTTACTTGGGGGGGCTGCTACCATTTGCACATCAACGCCTTCTGGAGCGCGAGTGCAGCAATGATCACAACTAGTACCAACAGGTTCAAGTACAGAGCTATGGCAGCAGCAGGCTTCAAAAAGAAGTCCACGCTCCAGGCTCCTGCTATGACCAAGAAGGTACTTCGTTGGGCCATTCGAAGCCGTTCGCGCAACCTGTATTTGGTGTTCCTGTCTTGGCCATACATCGCGATCTTTCTCTCGGCAGTTGCCACTGCGCTGTTTCTGCCTGCATGGATGTACTGGAGCATTGCATTGCTGTCGCTCACGAAAGCAATTAACCGAATGCTTGTCGCAGATGCCGCTTGGAAGCGCAGAGGCAGACTAGAAGACCAAAGCACTCACTGAAAAGCGCTTTGGTTTTCTCCCCCGGCCTAACCGGGGTTGGCTGATCTATACCCGCCGAAGCGGTCCCAGCACTTGGCCTATTGCGGTAGCCAATCCTCCACCCTTCGCACTCGCCGGAGCATGGGTCGCCCTCGGGTCATAGCGGTTAGCTCCGCGCTGTCTATCACTGCACTTCGCTATCGCTGCAACTCCCACTGCGCTCCACTGGAGCTAGACCTTCCTCTTGCATCGAGTCGGTTCAGGGGCCGGATCGCTACCCCTTCGGTCGTTTCGTGGTTGTTGCTGCGATGGGTGAATATTAGCGTTACGCAAAATGTATGTCAATAGCGTAACGCGAAATTGGCGCGAAAGTTTCTGTTCGCTCGCAATCGCCGACTCGGCGAAGCAGGAAAATGTGGTGTGTAGGGTGTGTGCAGCCCCAACCCAGCCAGCAAAAAACCGCCCGGAGGCGGTTGTGCGGTGCTGACGCAGAGTGTCTAGGCTTCCCGTTCTTCGAGCCAATGCGATCCGGCCCCATACACCTCATTGCCAACCTCTACGAGAGTCTCAAGCATGCAGCGGTTATATGCATTGTCTGGATGCCACAGGCCCGCGTAGACCGGGTGCCCCATTTGGTCAAATCTTCCTGCAATTCGCCATGCGACACGGATCTCTGCCATGCGCTTGGTGGCAGTGATTGGTTCAAGCTGTTCTGTGGCGTTCATGATAGGGGATGGTAAGGCCAAAGCAAAAAAAGCCCGCATCAGCGGGCTAAGCACCTACAGCATAGTGCCATGGTGCCTCCGCTCCCAGAGGCAAGGAGATGGTAGGGCACTAGTGGGGAGGGCGCTTTGAGATGGGTCAAGAGCAGGAACACTCTGGAGAAGCGGGCGCAAAAAGGCGAAAACGCTTGAAGCGAACGCCATCGAACTCCACCTCGCCATCCGGCTGAAATCCCAGTCTTCCTACCCCTTTGATTCTTGTTCTTGAGAGCGGCAGAAGAATGGTTATGAAATCCAACCCCATGGTTGTGAATGCGCGTTTGATGATCTCTTCGTAGATAGCTTTGCCGCTTCCCCAGAAGTGCGGGTGAAGTACCAGTGCGAGATCAGCATCGCCTTCCTCGTACTGCAATCCGCCCCAGCCTGCAAACTGATGATCGATGAAGAATGCCCACGGGCCATACCCGTGCTGCTCCCACTGGGCATCCTTCTGCTTCACCCATTCCTTCGCCTTCACTTCGTCAAAATCTGGGCTGCCAAGGGGCATTTGGCGCAACACGTCAGGGTGGTTGTTGAGCGAGATGATGTCTTGCAGACTGGCTTCGGTGAGTCGCTTGAACTCTAGGTCCATTGTTCTATATCAGTGTGATCTCTTATCGCTATATCCAGAGCTGCCAGGGGCGGTGAAGCTTGGTCGACTTAGCAAAAAGCCCGCGCGAGGCGGGCCAAAGTCCTATCCATGAAGAGTCCTCATTCTAGGTCACTTCACCGGGAGTTGTCAGCCTACAGAATCGGCGGCTTGTAGGCAAAAGAAAAGCCACCAGGCGGCGGCTTGATGTGTATTAATGAGGTGCACTCCTAGCTTCTGAATGCCACCTTTGTGAATGTAATCTATTCCATGCCTTTTCAATGTGAGCAGGCTTCATGGTCTGGCTTTTTCGAAGATTCCACTCTTGTATTGCTTTAACTGCAATGCTGACTGATTCGTCAGCATGCGGGACGCGGCACATCACCCAATGGACGGAGCTGAGTAATTCCATGCCATAGGTGTCTTCGAATCCATCAATGAGCATTTCTACACGCTTTACGCGTGCAGCAACATCAGAGTGTTGCTTTAGTAGATCTGCAGATTCCTCGGTCGCCCCCTCTAGTAAAAAAAGTGGCTTAGATGGCTTGTCGTCTCCATCGCCAAATCCCTCGATATAATGCTTCTCCATACGATTAAGAACATGGCGTAGATTTAATGCATAAGGACCGTAATAATGCTTTTTATAGTTTAATCTTAGATTCTCACCGGCTTCTTGTAGAAAATACATTAATTTCTGTGCTTCTAGTACAGTAATGAATGGATCCATCAGCCCCTCTCGATACTTGCTAAGCATCATAATTAATGTAGCCATTGCTACACTTAATTTAGGCTTCTCTGTCATGTTTGGCATATCCTTGGCATCTGGGGCTCCACTCGGTGGATAAACCAGAACGCGAACATTTTGGACGGACTTTAGCTTATCTTCGATAATTGGAAGAACAACAGACCAATCCAAACCTCCGTTGCCACATCCGAGTGGAGGGACTGCAATAGATTGGATATTAAGTCTTTTGATGTTAATCACAAGATCATCTAGTCCAGCTTCTATGTCTGAAACTTTACTTTTTGATCTCCACTTTCCTTTTGTCGGAAAATTAATTATCCACTCAGGTCCTTCGCCGAAACTTGATACATGATAAATATGCATTTTCCCAAGCTCGACATGTCCAGCTTTGCAAGCGGCTGCATAGTCCTTGAACATATCCGGAAACATATTCCGAAATTGCAAAGCTATACCTTTGCCCATTACGCCTTCGGTGTTTACTGTGTTCACGAGGGCGCTAACTGGAGCTTCTAGCAAATTACCATTGGTGATTTCAATCATCAGTAGTACCAATCACGCTTTGTTGCTACAGGAATTGAATGACCTGATGCGTTTAACATCGACTGAACTCGACGAGTTACGTCGTCATTATAGCAGCCAATGCCCTTAAATGCAATAAGCGGGAAAAAATCAGCAACTAGAAATTCAGCTTGTTTTTCGAAAGTGACATCGCTCCAGTATCTGGCTTGAATCGCATCCCAGTTCAAACTATCCAGGCTCTGCAGACTATTACTAAACTGCGCCGCATGCGAGCCTGCATTTCCATCTGAAATTGCCCATTGGGATTTGCCGCTTATGGCAGAGGCTACACTTGAAACAAGATGTACCACTTCGCTCTGATGCCCCCTAGGCTTCCCCGTTTCTCCTTGATTAACTATGAAAAGCATAATTGATCTAGGGGAATAATAAAATGGTACAAATTCGCCAACGAATTTATTGCCGCAGCAATCTACTTTTATTTCTTTTGCACGCCTCTCTTTTATGTGTGAGTAACCAATATCACTTTGAGGGCCACCCATTTCTCGCATTGATATATCTGAATATAATCCCCCCTGATTTATGATTGCGGGCAAGTTCGCTACATCTGTAATGTGATAGATCCATGTGGTTTCAATGTTTTTAGTCATAGATTTTTAATGTACAGCGTCTAGTTCCTTTAGCTAAGCAGGGAAAAGGCGATCCAACACCGCCATCCTTCAACCCCGCCCCCTTATATCCACCCCAGCCTAAGCGCACAGAACAGCCCCACCCAGAGCAGCATCAAGGCAACGAACGCAAAGGTAGGGCCGCAAGAATGTCTACCATGGTTTCAAGGGAATTCATTTCGACTGAGCCAACCGATCAATTTTGGCTTGAAATCGAGCAGTGACCTTAGCAAGGTGCTTCCCATTGATTTCAGGCCAAACTCTATAAACTTCCGCTGTAGCGAATGTGTTCGCTGACACGAGTGCCTG contains:
- a CDS encoding GNAT family N-acetyltransferase, producing the protein MDLEFKRLTEASLQDIISLNNHPDVLRQMPLGSPDFDEVKAKEWVKQKDAQWEQHGYGPWAFFIDHQFAGWGGLQYEEGDADLALVLHPHFWGSGKAIYEEIIKRAFTTMGLDFITILLPLSRTRIKGVGRLGFQPDGEVEFDGVRFKRFRLFAPASPECSCS
- the darG gene encoding type II toxin-antitoxin system antitoxin DNA ADP-ribosyl glycohydrolase DarG — protein: MIEITNGNLLEAPVSALVNTVNTEGVMGKGIALQFRNMFPDMFKDYAAACKAGHVELGKMHIYHVSSFGEGPEWIINFPTKGKWRSKSKVSDIEAGLDDLVINIKRLNIQSIAVPPLGCGNGGLDWSVVLPIIEDKLKSVQNVRVLVYPPSGAPDAKDMPNMTEKPKLSVAMATLIMMLSKYREGLMDPFITVLEAQKLMYFLQEAGENLRLNYKKHYYGPYALNLRHVLNRMEKHYIEGFGDGDDKPSKPLFLLEGATEESADLLKQHSDVAARVKRVEMLIDGFEDTYGMELLSSVHWVMCRVPHADESVSIAVKAIQEWNLRKSQTMKPAHIEKAWNRLHSQRWHSEARSAPH
- the darT gene encoding type II toxin-antitoxin system toxin DNA ADP-ribosyl transferase DarT, with the protein product MTKNIETTWIYHITDVANLPAIINQGGLYSDISMREMGGPQSDIGYSHIKERRAKEIKVDCCGNKFVGEFVPFYYSPRSIMLFIVNQGETGKPRGHQSEVVHLVSSVASAISGKSQWAISDGNAGSHAAQFSNSLQSLDSLNWDAIQARYWSDVTFEKQAEFLVADFFPLIAFKGIGCYNDDVTRRVQSMLNASGHSIPVATKRDWYY